One genomic window of Acidobacteriota bacterium includes the following:
- a CDS encoding response regulator, with product MDPEPLPAQHEDAASRIFAFVEDLFFLAKIQETGRKMNVKVEFVKNEKDLTERLSNNGDGKPSLIIFDLNNANAKPLTLIPKLKSKLKKGTSIIGFLSHVQGDLKQKAHEVGCDMVLPRSAFSQNLPQLLRRHGAIETESA from the coding sequence ATGGATCCCGAGCCTCTTCCCGCCCAGCACGAAGACGCGGCATCCCGCATCTTCGCGTTTGTTGAGGACCTGTTCTTCCTCGCCAAGATTCAGGAGACCGGCCGCAAAATGAACGTGAAGGTCGAATTCGTGAAAAACGAAAAAGACCTCACCGAACGGCTCAGCAATAACGGCGACGGCAAGCCTTCCCTGATCATTTTCGATCTGAACAACGCCAACGCGAAGCCACTGACCTTGATCCCCAAGCTGAAAAGCAAGCTCAAGAAGGGCACGTCGATCATCGGATTCCTTTCCCACGTGCAGGGCGATCTGAAGCAGAAGGCCCACGAAGTGGGCTGCGACATGGTCCTGCCGCGTTCCGCGTTCTCGCAAAATCTTCCCCAGCTGTTGCGACGGCACGGCGCGATAGAAACGGAATCGGCGTAG
- a CDS encoding neutral zinc metallopeptidase: protein MRWTPGGRSEDLEDRRDDSGGGGGGGGFNLGGMHIGIGGFLVLLVLSLVFKRDFLSLVGGGGVGAPIQNSQPDTARDQREEPEVQFVSFVLDDAQKTWTQILSSEGVSYRHAKLVLFRDGIDSACGMAQSATGPFYCPQDEKVYIDLGFYDELKQRFGAPGEFAQAYVLAHEIGHHIQKLIGVEEKVRAAQGRDPRSANQLSVRLELQADCFAGVWGYSTSQRNLLAEGEVQQGLNAAAAVGDDRLQRMSTGRVNPESFTHGSSQQRMDWFQKGFTTGDLKACNTFAQ, encoded by the coding sequence ATGCGTTGGACACCCGGTGGTCGCAGCGAAGACCTCGAAGACCGTCGTGATGACAGTGGCGGTGGAGGTGGCGGCGGCGGCTTTAACTTAGGCGGCATGCACATCGGGATTGGCGGTTTCCTGGTCCTGCTGGTGTTGAGCCTGGTGTTCAAACGCGATTTCCTCTCGCTGGTGGGGGGCGGGGGCGTCGGTGCGCCGATTCAAAACAGCCAACCCGACACAGCGCGGGACCAGCGCGAAGAGCCGGAGGTGCAATTCGTTTCCTTCGTACTCGACGACGCCCAGAAGACGTGGACACAGATTCTCAGCAGCGAGGGTGTTTCGTACAGGCATGCGAAGCTCGTGCTGTTTCGTGACGGCATCGATTCCGCATGTGGAATGGCACAGTCCGCCACCGGCCCGTTCTATTGTCCTCAGGATGAAAAGGTTTACATCGATCTGGGTTTCTATGATGAGTTGAAGCAGCGCTTTGGAGCGCCTGGCGAGTTTGCGCAAGCCTACGTGCTCGCGCACGAAATCGGTCATCACATTCAGAAATTGATTGGCGTCGAGGAGAAAGTGCGCGCGGCGCAAGGACGCGACCCGCGTTCCGCGAATCAACTTTCTGTTCGCCTGGAATTGCAGGCAGATTGTTTCGCGGGCGTCTGGGGATACTCCACCAGCCAGCGCAACCTGCTGGCCGAGGGAGAGGTGCAGCAAGGATTGAACGCCGCGGCAGCGGTCGGCGACGATCGTTTGCAACGCATGTCGACCGGCCGGGTGAATCCCGAATCGTTTACCCACGGCTCCTCGCAACAGCGCATGGACTGGTTTCAAAAAGGATTTACCACCGGAGATTTGAAGGCCTGCAACACCTTTGCCCAGTGA
- a CDS encoding amino acid permease, whose amino-acid sequence MAELVRTLRLRDLALLIVGAVIGSGIFLVPAQVLRQVHGSTGLATLVWLGGGVLALLGALTYGELAAMKPSAGGVYIYVRDGFGRLPAFLYGWSLFLAISSGTVSALGVAFATYLGAVIPLNPFASKLVALASIVAVTIVNVLGTRKSSDMQNWTTLIKAVLLLGITAVLFSLGQHKSDVISTLWPREAGGAAAGFGLAMITALWAYEGWQFVTYSAGEAINPRRDFPRALFWATLSLTVLYVVANSGYLVALGPDAATRSDVIAADAMKVTLGPWAAKLVALTILISVFSGMNSVVLTAPRVFYAMARDGVFFKKLAEVHPRFRTPATAIIALGVWSAALAMMGSFQKLIGYTMFVAWIFYGLGGASVFPLRRREPDAERPFRVPGYPWTPLVFVGSAFALVVNVIVATPWDASKGLAIVALGLPVYWLLFRRNAGTETAETPPPQ is encoded by the coding sequence ATGGCTGAACTGGTTCGTACTCTACGGTTGCGTGACTTGGCCCTGCTGATTGTCGGAGCGGTCATTGGCTCGGGGATTTTTCTGGTGCCGGCGCAGGTGTTGCGACAGGTTCACGGATCCACGGGACTGGCGACACTGGTATGGCTCGGCGGCGGCGTCCTCGCACTGCTCGGTGCGCTGACCTATGGAGAACTCGCCGCGATGAAGCCCTCCGCCGGCGGGGTCTACATCTATGTTCGCGACGGTTTCGGCCGCCTGCCCGCATTCCTTTATGGCTGGAGCCTGTTTCTCGCGATCTCGAGTGGAACGGTATCCGCACTCGGGGTGGCGTTTGCCACTTATCTGGGAGCAGTCATTCCGCTAAATCCCTTCGCATCGAAACTGGTTGCACTGGCCTCCATCGTCGCAGTGACCATCGTCAATGTACTGGGCACTCGCAAAAGCTCTGACATGCAAAATTGGACGACGCTGATCAAAGCCGTCCTGTTGCTGGGCATCACTGCCGTGCTTTTCAGTCTCGGACAACACAAGTCTGACGTGATCTCAACTCTGTGGCCACGCGAAGCAGGAGGAGCGGCCGCAGGATTTGGCCTGGCGATGATCACCGCGTTGTGGGCATACGAAGGATGGCAGTTCGTGACCTACAGTGCGGGCGAAGCTATCAACCCTCGGCGCGATTTTCCGCGAGCCCTTTTCTGGGCGACGCTATCTCTGACCGTTCTGTACGTCGTAGCAAACTCCGGATACCTTGTCGCACTCGGCCCGGACGCGGCTACCAGGTCCGATGTGATCGCCGCCGATGCCATGAAAGTGACCCTCGGTCCGTGGGCGGCCAAGCTGGTGGCGCTTACGATCTTGATTTCTGTCTTTAGTGGAATGAACAGCGTCGTACTAACCGCCCCGAGAGTGTTTTACGCCATGGCCCGCGACGGCGTCTTCTTCAAGAAACTCGCCGAAGTGCATCCTAGGTTTCGCACACCCGCGACCGCCATCATCGCCCTCGGTGTCTGGTCGGCAGCGTTAGCCATGATGGGAAGTTTTCAGAAACTGATCGGCTATACGATGTTCGTGGCATGGATTTTTTACGGACTAGGCGGAGCCAGCGTGTTCCCACTCCGCCGCCGTGAACCGGATGCCGAACGGCCGTTTCGCGTACCGGGATACCCCTGGACGCCGCTGGTCTTCGTGGGGTCGGCGTTTGCGTTAGTGGTAAACGTCATAGTCGCCACGCCCTGGGATGCATCCAAGGGGCTGGCAATCGTCGCGTTGGGCCTGCCCGTGTACTGGCTCCTGTTTCGGCGCAACGCAGGAACCGAGACCGCAGAGACGCCGCCTCCACAGTGA
- a CDS encoding HDOD domain-containing protein produces MKPVAAGSHAPTSLPLVGQRFVARQPIFDRTQKVYGYELLFRDGQANCFSAEPEFASRSTLDSTLLFGLNTLCDGRLAFVNLTRDALLKDLITLLPPDQTVVEVLETVEPGDRVIAACKRLKAAGYLIALDDFAPHDPREPLCEFADILKIDVRATRVEERAGLMRRFGAKCRMLAEKLETPHEFRQARDMGFELFQGYFFRRPEVKMVREVPANKLHYMRLLEMVCRVELDLNELETRIKQETAICYRLLRYLNSPLFGFSLEIKSIRHAMAILGERELRRWIRLVVTIAAAERSCNELVLTALARARFCESLAARVKSGSDLFLMGLLSVMDAILEVHMDVVLAQIPVDKEIKATLLGQPSVLRPIYQLMLALESAEWSEAIVLAKQLHLSDEEANNEWWRALQWAEQAMRGM; encoded by the coding sequence GTGAAACCAGTAGCCGCTGGCAGCCATGCGCCCACGTCACTCCCTCTGGTTGGGCAGCGCTTTGTCGCACGCCAGCCCATCTTTGACCGGACGCAAAAAGTCTATGGGTACGAACTCCTGTTTCGAGATGGGCAGGCAAACTGTTTTTCAGCGGAGCCGGAATTCGCGTCGCGCAGTACGCTGGACAGTACGTTGCTGTTCGGCCTGAACACGCTCTGCGACGGACGCCTGGCGTTCGTGAATCTGACCCGCGACGCCTTGCTGAAAGACCTGATCACGCTGCTGCCTCCGGATCAAACCGTGGTTGAAGTCCTCGAGACCGTGGAGCCCGGGGATCGCGTGATTGCAGCGTGCAAGCGTCTGAAGGCTGCCGGATACCTGATCGCATTGGATGACTTCGCTCCCCACGACCCTCGCGAGCCGCTCTGCGAATTTGCCGACATCCTCAAGATCGACGTCCGGGCAACGCGGGTTGAGGAACGAGCCGGACTGATGCGCCGTTTCGGGGCCAAGTGCCGGATGCTGGCGGAAAAACTGGAAACACCGCACGAATTCCGACAAGCGCGCGATATGGGATTCGAACTCTTCCAGGGTTATTTCTTTCGACGTCCCGAAGTCAAGATGGTGCGCGAAGTACCAGCCAACAAGCTGCACTACATGCGCTTGCTGGAAATGGTCTGCCGCGTCGAACTGGACTTGAACGAACTGGAGACACGAATCAAACAAGAAACGGCCATCTGCTATCGACTGCTGCGCTATCTCAACTCGCCGCTTTTCGGATTCTCCCTGGAAATCAAGTCGATCCGGCACGCAATGGCGATTCTTGGCGAACGTGAACTGCGGCGCTGGATTCGACTGGTCGTAACCATCGCCGCAGCCGAGCGTTCCTGCAACGAACTGGTCCTCACCGCCCTGGCAAGAGCGCGATTCTGCGAGTCGCTTGCCGCGCGAGTGAAATCAGGGAGTGACCTCTTTCTGATGGGCCTTCTTTCGGTGATGGACGCGATCCTGGAAGTCCACATGGATGTCGTGCTGGCACAGATTCCCGTCGACAAGGAGATCAAGGCGACTCTGCTCGGACAGCCAAGTGTGCTGCGACCCATTTACCAGCTCATGCTGGCCCTGGAATCGGCAGAGTGGAGTGAAGCGATCGTTCTCGCTAAACAGCTGCATCTTTCCGACGAGGAAGCGAACAACGAATGGTGGCGAGCTCTACAGTGGGCCGAACAGGCAATGCGAGGGATGTGA